Within the Maribacter sp. BPC-D8 genome, the region AACGGAGTAAAATCTACCAACTCAAAACACGCTTTAGATGAAAATTATAAAAAGGGATTCCGCAATTTTGAATTGGACATCATAGAAACATCTGACGGAAAATTGGTAGCAGCACATGATTGGAACATGTGGGCACGTTTTACAGATTATTCGGGAAGCTTACCTCCTACTCACGCTCAATTTATGAAACAGAAAATTTATGGCGATTATACTACCTTAGATATGGATGGAATAAATGCCTGGTTTAAAAGTCACCCAGATGCTAAACTTATTACCGACAAAGTAAATGATCCAATAGCTTTCGCTGATGCATTTATAGATAAAGACCGTCTAATTATGGAACTCTTTAGTGTAATGGCAGTAGAAAAGGCTTCTGAGCATGGTATACACACCATGATTTCTCAAGAGCCATTAATGGCTATTAAAGGAGATAAAGTAAACTTTCTAAAAGTTAATAATGTAAAACATGTAGCGGTTTCAAGAAGAATAATTGCAAGTCAGAAGAAATTGATGCTGCAGTTAAGAGATGCGGGAATTAAGGTATATGTCTTCAACGTAAATTTTGACACTGGTAAAGATGAGCAGTATGTCTACGATAATGAATTAGGATTGGTGTATGGTATGTATGCCGATAAATGGATAGCTGCCATGCAGTCTAAAAATTAAACTCATAGGTTAAACCTGCAGAGATAGAATAAAAATAGCTACCAGGATCAAAAGATTGCTCTTGTCGCAAAACACCTACATTTGTTCTGTAGGAACTTAAATTATTTTTACTGGTAAATTGGTACTCTAAACTTAAACGTTGCGATTCAATATATAGTAGTGTTTCTGCCAACAATTGATCGCCCGAAGTAAATTGTCTCAACTCAGGTGAAAAACCATAACCTACATTTAAACCCATATAATTTTCGGCATCCTTTAAATATTTACGCACTAACAAATTACCCGATACCCTGGTAAGATTATTAGACTCAGGGGTTATATATGAGCGTAGCGAGAAATAATAGTTGCCTTTATAATAGCCTAAAGAGTTGGTTATTGATTTGACATCTTTAGTAGCAAAATTTATGAATCTACCACCGGCAGAAAACTCAACACCGCTTTTATGATTATAATATATATCACTACCCATCTTGTGGTTTGGGTATAGGTCAGATTCAGAATAGCCATAATTTACATAGGCATAAAATCCCTTTGCAATTTTTGGATACAAATCTAGGTCTAACTGAATTCCATTTTTACCTACTCTATTACTATTGTTTATTCTTGGAATAATAGATCCAAAAGGAGTTTGTCTTTTATAAGCAATACTAGACGTCGTAATAGGATCAAAACGCTGATCAAAGAAAGTAACAGCACTATTCACCATTACAGAATTTTTTAGTTTCTCTTCTGTTACTGGCGTTTTTCTTAATAACTCTCCGTTTTTGTCTTCAACTTCTTTCACTACCGTTTTTTCTGTGTTTTTGGCAGCAACCAATTTAGTTTTAACATCGCTTTCTACATTATACCAACCTTTATCTGCATACAGCGAACCATTAATGCCTTCAGTAGCTATTGCTTGAAGTCTCATTAGCTCTTCATCATCTTGTATATGCACCAATGCTTTATTTGCCAGGCCCAATGCTGTAGCATAGTTTTTTGCATATAGTTCGTTTTTAACAGCAGAAATCCAAATTTCTCTATTGTTCTTAGTAGTTGATAATATAGCGTTGAATTCGGTACGTGCTAAATCATAATCGCCTCGCCAGCTCAACGTACTTGCCCATAATATCGAAGTATCGATATCGGTAACAGGTTTATTAATCATTAAATACAGCATATTATGTGCAGTATTGGTTTTGCCCTCATATGCCAATGCATAAGCAGTATCAAAACTACCCTCAGTATCTTGACTACTAACGCGGAAAATACCGGCTAATAGAACCAAAAGAATGATATGTAAATGCTTTTTTCTCATTATTTGATGGATGCAATGGTATTAGCAGTTTCTTTTTGATTTGGTTTATGAGCTTCAATACCGGCATTTCTTGCAATTGTTCGTGCTCTTGAAATTTTATCTGATATCTCATTGGCACTAGAACTATTTGCTTCAACCTTATCGATTAGCTCTAAACCTTCTTTCAATTTATCTGACCAATAATAAACATCGAATAGTGCAGCATAAGAATCTATATAATTCGGATTAATAGAAATACACTCTTGTAATATTTCAGCCGCCTTTTCATGGTTTCCTTTCCAAGAATTCACTCTTCCCATTAGTATTTTGGTGTCGATATGACTAGGTGCACCAGAAAGGTTGTAACGACAAAGTAATAACGCTTTGTCCCACTTTTTATTCCATGCTAAATCCCTCGCCTTAAAATATCCCTTGTCAGAATCTTTACCATCATAAACACTGTTCAACCAGACGGTTTCACTATCGGTAAACTGTTCTTTTTGAATCGTAAATATTGCCAAGCTATCAGGAATTATCTTGTTCTCTGTAGTAACGTAATGATTCACAGATTTAAATCGTTCTAAAGTAGATTCAATAGCACCACCACCAAAAGCAGAGCTAATATTCATATCTTCGTCAAGCTCCATGATGTCACCATCGTTATACAGTTTTTCTCCGCTGATATATTCTTTCAATTCATTCTTATTACGCATCAACGGAATGTTTTTGGTAGACCTAAATGCAGTTTCCATATCAAGGGCACCACCCATCCACGCTACTTTTTTAGGCATTTTCAATTCGTACGAATTAGATAGTAATGCCAGTATAGACGGAGTAATATCGAAATGTGAAGAAACAGAACTCATTTTACGGGTCGTTTTCAGCATAGGGCTGTACATAATCATAGGTACATGAAAACGGCTAATATTATTACGCTGTGGTATTGGTATAAGTCTATGGTCGCCAGTAATTATGAAAATAGTATTCTCATAATTTGGTTGCGTTTTGTAGGATTCCATAAACCATTTTATAGAATTGTCGGTGTATAAGAGCGTAGCAAAAACGTTATCATTTTGTTTAATGATTTTCTCGACTCTAGAGTCAAAACTACCATTAACTAGTATATTCTTTACTTTGTCTTCAAACAGATCTTGATTTGGCGGAATAAAAGGTTCATGCGTACTAATAGTCATGTACACCTCTAATCGTGGTTGATTTTCACTTCTTTCAAAACTTAGACTTTTCTTGAACAATTCCATATCAGGATATCCCCAAGAAGAACCAGCGGCATCTTCTGCTTGTTTTTGATATTTACTTCCGAATCCTGATTTATCCAATACAAAATCAACATTCTCACTGGTTAAAAATCGGTCTACCTTATCAAAAGAACTATTGGTGCCTTGATAAAATGACGTGTGATACCCATTATTTTTAAGCACACTGAACATGGTCAGTTTGTTTGGATACTCCTCCAACTCCATGAATCCGCTTTTACCAAAAGGCAACGAGCCTAATAATGATGGTAGCACACCGAATGTCCTACCTGTATTACTCAAGAAATTTTCCCAATAAAGAGATTTTGTTGTCAAGGAATCTAGATACGGAGTGAAGCCGCCGTACTCGGCACCTTCACCGACAAAATCACGACCAAGACCTTCAACCATTATAAAAACGATATTGGGTTTCTCTTCTTTTAAATCAAAATACTCACCCAATACATTTTCTACATTGGCACTTTGCACCAATGGATATTCTTCTGTTGATGTATACGAATTGTCTTCGGTACTTGTATTGTATACGTTAACAGCTAGGTATTGTACTTTATTCTGATTAATAGGTTTGCCGTCTGTAAATAAAGAAGCCATAAAAAGACTGAATAATACGATAGTAAACGGATACATTTTACTAATTCGATGATAGACTTTAGAAGTGACTCTGTAAAGTGTTAAAAATAGACTTATTAATATAGCTATGCCAATGAGCAGATAAACTGAAATCATGAATCCGCCAGAATTAGCTATCGTTATTTTCATATCAGCATAGCTATATCCTAAGATATCTGAACCTAAAGGCACTAAAGTAGTACAGTAATAGGCAGTAAGTAGCGCTTCGAATATGAGTATAAAACTCAATAAAACGAAGACCAGGTTAAAGCCGTATTTAGAGCGCAGGTTTTCCCAAAAATTGAAGGGAAACACCATAGCAATACCCATTAAAGCGGTAAAACCTATTTGATGAACTATAGCTTTTAAAAAACTCACCGAAAAAATAGTATCGATAACCCCTTTGTAATACAGCATGCCGTATTGAAAAAGCGTCAACACGAACAAACATCCGAAAAAGGATATCATAAGCCGCGTGTACTGCTTTAGGGAATATCTATCTATTTGACTAGTGTTCATTGCTTTTTAAGATGCTTTTGCAAAACCTTTTCTAACTTGGGATCCCCAACCAGATTTTATTTTGAATAATTTTTTATAGTTTCCCCTTACTGCAGCATACACTACAATTGGGTGAAAAATGAAAGGTTCTAGAATTGCCAGACCCATTAGTATTAAAATGTCTTTTGTTTTTCGGTATTGGTTGTACGAATACACATCCCAAAGAATGGCATAGAATGAAATCATGATAGAAAACAGGAATATCGCCAACGTAATCATGAAGAAGAATTCCCAATTCAGAATACCTAAATAGGCAAAAAGTAAAATGGTGAAAAAACCAAAGAATTCTAATAACGGAGAAAGCCATTCATAAAAAAACCAATATGGATAACTTAATAGACCTAGTCTGCCATATTTAGAATTGAATAACATGTCTTTATGCTTGAACAATGTTTCTAAATTACCACGAGCCCAACGGTCTCTTTGGTTCACGAGAATATTAAGATCTTCAGGTACTTCGGTCCAGCACAATGGATCAGGTATATATTCTATCGTATAGGGTTCTTTTCTGTCATGCATATAACGACGCATTTTAAAAACGATCTCCATGTCTTCACCAACAGTATCGGTATCATACCCGCCTACCGCTAATGCGATTTCACGTTCAAAAAAACCAAATGCCCCAGAAATAATAAGAAGACTATCTATTCTCCCCCACGCCATTCTACCTAAAATGAAGGAACGGGTATACTCTAAAAGTTGAAATCTAGCCAGCCAATTTGTAGGTAATCTAATCTCTTCAAGCTGACCACCTTGTATAATACAAGAGTTGGCTACACGAATTACTCCGCCAACTGCAATCACTCTTTTCTTAGAACGTTGAAAAAATGATTTGACTACGTGTAATAAAGCATCTGGTTGTAATAGACAATCAACATCTATACAACCTACATATTTACTGGTAGATAATGAAACACCGGCATTTAAAGCGTCGGACTTACCACCATTCATTTTATCGACAACGGTAAGCTTTTCAAAAGCCCTATTTTTTGATTTATAGATTCCACGAACAGGTTTAGATTTCCAGTCGGGATCCATATCAACTGCTATTTTTTCGAGGTCGTAAGAATCTATCAGTTTCTGTAACGTATCATCTTTACTACCATCGTTTACCACCATTACATCATAATTGACATATTGAAGTGATAATAACGAACGAATATTTTCTACAATGGTTAAGCCCTCATTATAAGCAGGAGCTATTATAGTGATTGTTGGCGCCAAAGGTGAAGCCATTATTTTGGTGATATCTGTAAAACTGTTTTTATTTCTATAATGAAGAGAGTTCTTTGTAGAGAAATACGCCATTAATGAAAACAGAACAAACAGAATTAAGGTAAAAACAAAGAATACAAAATTGATGTATTCCAGTACCACACCAAATAGTTCACTATCCATCTTTCTTTCTGTATAAGGAGTTGGACATGGAACATAACTGATCAAATAAGGTAGAACCATTTTCGTTCGAAACTGTTCCCTTATATTTTATTGAATTATTTGATTCTAACTCAAAACCAACATTCAAAATGGAATCTTCGTCTGGTGTACTTTTAGGTTTATCATCAAGTTCTAATAACTGCGACTTTATATATTCTAAAGCCTCGCTAGCCTTTTTCACAAGTTTTTTTGATTCAGATTGAATAACGCTTTCTAATAATTCAATTTCTTTCTGGTCACCTACCTTTTTTATTTCACCGATAAGCATAAGTTTTGTCTCATAATCGGCTAGATTATAAATATCTGTAAATACACTTTCTGATAGGTCATTATCATCTGAAAACAACTCACTAGGTCTTGGTGATTGGTAAGAGAATTTCTGAATTAATTCATTCGCTCTTTCGATAACTACTTCAGAACTATTTTTCTCTATAATTTGATATAATAGTATGAGTTCGCGACAGTCGCCCAGCTCAGAAATATTTTCTAACATTACCATGGCATCAAGCTCTTCTTTAGGCATAAAGTTTGCAGCGAAAGAAACATTATCGTTTTCAAAAGAAATAAGAGGTTCAACCGAATCGATTGTTTTAATAACTACTTTTTGCTGCTCTTCGTTCTCTGAATCTAAAGTAGACCAATCAAAAACATGAGCCATTTTCGTTGAAGTATTATCTAAAGGGTTAACAGAAGTTTCTTCTGGTACTTCTCCTAATAATTCATCGTCTAATTCAAACAATGGTTTAAAATCATCATCATTATAAGAAGTAGTTACTTCTTCAATAACATCTTCTTCTACCACAAATGGCAGAAAATTAAAAGTAAGCTCTTCTTCTAATTCTTGGTCTTGTCCATTTTCGACAACTGCCTCAGTTTCTTCAGGTTTTTCATCTAACGCTTCTTCATCTTTAATATGAGGTAAAAAGCTTAAATCGATATCTTCTATTGAGTTGATTTTCTTTACATCATTTTGCTGCAATTCTGCATCAAATTCTGTATTCTCTTCATTAACAAACTCTTCATTCATTACTTCTTCAGTTTCTTTATATGTTATTTCTTCTTCAAAAGAAGGAGCTATTTCGGTTATTTCGTCAGTAACTATAGTTTCAATATCTATCTCAGTAGAAATAGCTGCAATATCATCCTCTAGAACAATATCATTATGATTATCAATTATTGCATGCTCATCTTCTTGCAATGCATCATCCCATTGAACATCATAAAAATCTGACGAAGAAATATTTTTGGTAGGCAAAACTCTTTCAGGATCAATTTTGTTGAGTGTACCTATTACTTTACTTTTTATATTAAAATTACGTTCTGTCAATTGCAGATTTTCTAAAAAAGAGGCTTCTGCCTTTGTACCCAGTTCACCAATAGCATCTAAAATTGCTATTTTGATATCCTGACTAGCCTTGGAATACACCAATTTTAATGTGATTAAAGCATTCGCGAAATGAAAATCTTTAATACACTCTATAGCTTCTGCCTGAATATCGCGGTTCTTATGCTTTAAAAGCGTTATTATAGATTGTTCAGCACCGTTCTGACTATAATATTTGATCAAACGTAATGAGAACAACACTACATGGGTATTGGTTGAAGTTAACCAGAGTGCAAATTGAGGCGGATTATAATTAGGTTTATGTCTAAGTACATCTAACAACTTCAATTGTTGCCATTCAGCAATTTTAAACTTGGTATTATCAAGAAAATATTTAATACCCTCTTCTCGAAGGTTTACCACTGCGATTTCTGCCTGTTTACGAATGGTACTTTGCCTATGGTTTATGAATTTTATAATTAATCCGTAAGACTCGTCAACTTCCATAGTGGTCAATTCTACTATTCCGCTAGAAACAACTTGCCATTTTCTGCTGCCTAATTTTTCATAAGCATCGTGGTGAAGTCCTAAATCGGTATAAAGTTGTATTAAAACAGCTTGTGACTGCCCCGATAAATCTTTTCGTAAATCAAGTAAAACCTCCGTTAGAACATCTCTATCGAAATTATGCTTTATTAATTCTCTGATCTGAACTTTTAGATTTAGGTAATTCATTTTTTCCTCCTTAGTATTTGAATCCTCATAGAAAAGAAATTCATTAATCATAGGGGAAAATTCGACCTTCTTATCTTTCGTTCGACTGCTGGTAGATGTAATTCTATTTCTGATAATAAATACCCCAATAAAATAAATAACAGACAATACAAAAAACAGTATTGTAAGCCACCAGAGATATTCTAAATTGAATTCTGGTGCAGTTATTACCGATATTTTAATTTGATTAGGGGGAATTAACAAATTTTATCTTATTTACTTATCTATTTCTCGTGCTATTCTAACTAATAATTCTGTTGGACTTACTGGTTTCGTAATAAAATCATTTGCACCTAATTCAAAAGCGGTTAGAACGTTCTGTTCATTACCTGCCGATGATATGATAATTATAGGTGTGTTTGATTTAAGTTCATTTCGTACATAATCTATAAGCTCGATACCAGAAAAATAAGGCATCATAATATCGCTCACGATAATGTCGGGCATTGTATTTTGTAAATACTCTTTAACCTCTTTTCCGTTAACGGAATGATGTACTGCATAGCCACCTTTTTTCAGCCTAAAGTTTAATAAAGAGGCTAAAAGTTGGTCATCATCTGCTAATAGTACACTTTTTCCCATCTTATTTTTTATTCATTTTTTCTAGTTCATTATTCAAATTCTCTTCTAATAATGGATAATCATTCAAGAAAATTTTATAAAGTTCTTTTACTTTTTCAGGTTGATTTGTTTTACAACTACTCTCTAGCTCAACAATTAACTTTCGCATTCCGTCAGCTTTTATCATCGCAAAACCAGCTTTTAATTTATGCGCAGATAAAGCGATTTCTTTTAAATTCTCGGTCTTAAGATGAATTTTCACATTACCAATGAACTCAATTGCGTTCAATTTGAACAACTTTAATAATTCATTCAACATATCGATTTCTCCGAAACAATCTTTCAACAGATTATTTAGATTTACAACCGTGGTTTCTTTTAATTCTATCATTGGTTTTTGAAGTATTGAGGCAAAATCTGTATGCTCTGAGTTTAGTTTTTTATTTTTTACAATGGTTGACATTAAATCGTCTAGAGTATATGGTTTTAGAAGAAAATCATTAATTCCGATTTCTTTACAATCTTTACTATCCTGCTCTGTAAAATCTGCACTAAAGGCAATAATCGGAACTGAATTTACTTTTTTGTTTTTATGATCTCGTATGGCTTTAGATACCTCAAATCCGTTTTGATTAGGCATTTTTAAATCCATCAGAATAAGATCAATCTTTCTAGATGAAAGCAAATACAAGCCTTTATCTAAATCAACATCGACATGAACTTTACAACCCCATTTTGTCAATTGTTCAACAATTAGGTGTTGGTTCATTATATTATCTTCAAATACCAATATCTCGGTACCGGCTAATAAACCGCTGTTTTTCTTTTTTGTATCCTGTTTTAAAGATTTACGTGGTACCGTAGTAGCGCTACCGATAACGTAAGGCATTCTAAACAAAACAGTTGTACCGCTATTTATAGTACTATCTATTTCGATTTCGCCGTTGAGCTTATCTATAATTTCTTTTGTAATGGTTAGCCCTAGCCCTGTACCTCCATATTTTTTAGAAGTATCATCTTCTGCTTGTGTGTAACCCTTGAATATGGTCTTAATTTTTTCTTTAGAGATACCAATACCTGTATCGACAACAGAAAACTCTATAAGACATTCATTATTAACCTGTTCTTTAGTAAAAACCTCTAATTTTATAAATCCTTGATGAACGAATTTCACCGAATTACCTAAAAGGTTAAGAAGAATTTGAGATAGTTTAGATGGGTCGCCCTTTATAATTTTAGGTACGTTCTCATCGATATCGATTAACAATTCTATTTTGCGATCTAAAATTAATGTCTCACATAAAAACATAACGTCTTTAAGTAAACTATGCAGATTAAAATCTACCGTCTCAAAATTATTATTACCAGAAGATAATTTAGAATATTCTAAAACTTCATTAATCAATTTCAAAAGTGTATTTGATGCAAATTGTATGGCATCTACTTTTTTATGTTGACCACGCGTTAGCTTTTCTTCTTTCAAAAGATTTGCATACCCTATTATACTATTCAACGGAGTTCTAATTTCGTGACTAACATGAGTGATAAACTGCTTTTCTGAAATCTGTTGATTTTCTGTAGCAGTAACCTCAATTTTCTTAGTAACAATTTGATCCGATTTAGGCGAAAAAATATGTCTTTCTAAACTAGATCGAAAAGTATTAAAAGAGCCTTTTAACGCTTTCGCTTCTGCTGCATTTAATTCTTCAAAAGAGAATTCACTAACTGTTCTTTCTAGTTGAGATAATTGACCAAGTAAATCCTTAGTTTTTGAAATTGACATAAATAGGTATTCTTTAGTTTATGGGGGTTTTGTTAATATTTATCTAAAAATGCATCAATACAGTTGCGAGAACAATAAAATGTTCTCTAAGAGTGGTTATTTGTTGTGAATACACTTAAATTGTAGGTCTAAACTTACTCAATGAAGCAGTTCATCTATTTATTATGTGTTATATCCGTAATCTCTTGCGGAGAAAAAAAAGAAAAAATTGAAGAAA harbors:
- a CDS encoding glycosyltransferase family 2 protein; amino-acid sequence: MDSELFGVVLEYINFVFFVFTLILFVLFSLMAYFSTKNSLHYRNKNSFTDITKIMASPLAPTITIIAPAYNEGLTIVENIRSLLSLQYVNYDVMVVNDGSKDDTLQKLIDSYDLEKIAVDMDPDWKSKPVRGIYKSKNRAFEKLTVVDKMNGGKSDALNAGVSLSTSKYVGCIDVDCLLQPDALLHVVKSFFQRSKKRVIAVGGVIRVANSCIIQGGQLEEIRLPTNWLARFQLLEYTRSFILGRMAWGRIDSLLIISGAFGFFEREIALAVGGYDTDTVGEDMEIVFKMRRYMHDRKEPYTIEYIPDPLCWTEVPEDLNILVNQRDRWARGNLETLFKHKDMLFNSKYGRLGLLSYPYWFFYEWLSPLLEFFGFFTILLFAYLGILNWEFFFMITLAIFLFSIMISFYAILWDVYSYNQYRKTKDILILMGLAILEPFIFHPIVVYAAVRGNYKKLFKIKSGWGSQVRKGFAKAS
- a CDS encoding sulfatase-like hydrolase/transferase, producing the protein MISFFGCLFVLTLFQYGMLYYKGVIDTIFSVSFLKAIVHQIGFTALMGIAMVFPFNFWENLRSKYGFNLVFVLLSFILIFEALLTAYYCTTLVPLGSDILGYSYADMKITIANSGGFMISVYLLIGIAILISLFLTLYRVTSKVYHRISKMYPFTIVLFSLFMASLFTDGKPINQNKVQYLAVNVYNTSTEDNSYTSTEEYPLVQSANVENVLGEYFDLKEEKPNIVFIMVEGLGRDFVGEGAEYGGFTPYLDSLTTKSLYWENFLSNTGRTFGVLPSLLGSLPFGKSGFMELEEYPNKLTMFSVLKNNGYHTSFYQGTNSSFDKVDRFLTSENVDFVLDKSGFGSKYQKQAEDAAGSSWGYPDMELFKKSLSFERSENQPRLEVYMTISTHEPFIPPNQDLFEDKVKNILVNGSFDSRVEKIIKQNDNVFATLLYTDNSIKWFMESYKTQPNYENTIFIITGDHRLIPIPQRNNISRFHVPMIMYSPMLKTTRKMSSVSSHFDITPSILALLSNSYELKMPKKVAWMGGALDMETAFRSTKNIPLMRNKNELKEYISGEKLYNDGDIMELDEDMNISSAFGGGAIESTLERFKSVNHYVTTENKIIPDSLAIFTIQKEQFTDSETVWLNSVYDGKDSDKGYFKARDLAWNKKWDKALLLCRYNLSGAPSHIDTKILMGRVNSWKGNHEKAAEILQECISINPNYIDSYAALFDVYYWSDKLKEGLELIDKVEANSSSANEISDKISRARTIARNAGIEAHKPNQKETANTIASIK
- a CDS encoding ATP-binding protein, with product MSISKTKDLLGQLSQLERTVSEFSFEELNAAEAKALKGSFNTFRSSLERHIFSPKSDQIVTKKIEVTATENQQISEKQFITHVSHEIRTPLNSIIGYANLLKEEKLTRGQHKKVDAIQFASNTLLKLINEVLEYSKLSSGNNNFETVDFNLHSLLKDVMFLCETLILDRKIELLIDIDENVPKIIKGDPSKLSQILLNLLGNSVKFVHQGFIKLEVFTKEQVNNECLIEFSVVDTGIGISKEKIKTIFKGYTQAEDDTSKKYGGTGLGLTITKEIIDKLNGEIEIDSTINSGTTVLFRMPYVIGSATTVPRKSLKQDTKKKNSGLLAGTEILVFEDNIMNQHLIVEQLTKWGCKVHVDVDLDKGLYLLSSRKIDLILMDLKMPNQNGFEVSKAIRDHKNKKVNSVPIIAFSADFTEQDSKDCKEIGINDFLLKPYTLDDLMSTIVKNKKLNSEHTDFASILQKPMIELKETTVVNLNNLLKDCFGEIDMLNELLKLFKLNAIEFIGNVKIHLKTENLKEIALSAHKLKAGFAMIKADGMRKLIVELESSCKTNQPEKVKELYKIFLNDYPLLEENLNNELEKMNKK
- a CDS encoding response regulator transcription factor — translated: MGKSVLLADDDQLLASLLNFRLKKGGYAVHHSVNGKEVKEYLQNTMPDIIVSDIMMPYFSGIELIDYVRNELKSNTPIIIISSAGNEQNVLTAFELGANDFITKPVSPTELLVRIAREIDK
- a CDS encoding HEAT repeat domain-containing protein; this translates as MNYLNLKVQIRELIKHNFDRDVLTEVLLDLRKDLSGQSQAVLIQLYTDLGLHHDAYEKLGSRKWQVVSSGIVELTTMEVDESYGLIIKFINHRQSTIRKQAEIAVVNLREEGIKYFLDNTKFKIAEWQQLKLLDVLRHKPNYNPPQFALWLTSTNTHVVLFSLRLIKYYSQNGAEQSIITLLKHKNRDIQAEAIECIKDFHFANALITLKLVYSKASQDIKIAILDAIGELGTKAEASFLENLQLTERNFNIKSKVIGTLNKIDPERVLPTKNISSSDFYDVQWDDALQEDEHAIIDNHNDIVLEDDIAAISTEIDIETIVTDEITEIAPSFEEEITYKETEEVMNEEFVNEENTEFDAELQQNDVKKINSIEDIDLSFLPHIKDEEALDEKPEETEAVVENGQDQELEEELTFNFLPFVVEEDVIEEVTTSYNDDDFKPLFELDDELLGEVPEETSVNPLDNTSTKMAHVFDWSTLDSENEEQQKVVIKTIDSVEPLISFENDNVSFAANFMPKEELDAMVMLENISELGDCRELILLYQIIEKNSSEVVIERANELIQKFSYQSPRPSELFSDDNDLSESVFTDIYNLADYETKLMLIGEIKKVGDQKEIELLESVIQSESKKLVKKASEALEYIKSQLLELDDKPKSTPDEDSILNVGFELESNNSIKYKGTVSNENGSTLFDQLCSMSNSLYRKKDG
- a CDS encoding YaiO family outer membrane beta-barrel protein, whose amino-acid sequence is MRKKHLHIILLVLLAGIFRVSSQDTEGSFDTAYALAYEGKTNTAHNMLYLMINKPVTDIDTSILWASTLSWRGDYDLARTEFNAILSTTKNNREIWISAVKNELYAKNYATALGLANKALVHIQDDEELMRLQAIATEGINGSLYADKGWYNVESDVKTKLVAAKNTEKTVVKEVEDKNGELLRKTPVTEEKLKNSVMVNSAVTFFDQRFDPITTSSIAYKRQTPFGSIIPRINNSNRVGKNGIQLDLDLYPKIAKGFYAYVNYGYSESDLYPNHKMGSDIYYNHKSGVEFSAGGRFINFATKDVKSITNSLGYYKGNYYFSLRSYITPESNNLTRVSGNLLVRKYLKDAENYMGLNVGYGFSPELRQFTSGDQLLAETLLYIESQRLSLEYQFTSKNNLSSYRTNVGVLRQEQSFDPGSYFYSISAGLTYEFNF